One part of the Trichomycterus rosablanca isolate fTriRos1 chromosome 25, fTriRos1.hap1, whole genome shotgun sequence genome encodes these proteins:
- the LOC134302236 gene encoding LOW QUALITY PROTEIN: uncharacterized protein LOC134302236 (The sequence of the model RefSeq protein was modified relative to this genomic sequence to represent the inferred CDS: substituted 2 bases at 2 genomic stop codons), protein MWTLSKVAVKTGGPVTIPCYYASQYTSSNKYWCQGDARINCRIVAYATTYGQTSVIDDSARNLFIVKMYSVYYSGYYWCAVEQFGPDDMSQVYLTVSQNPGLSVLDSEVWGVIKGSVTIQCFYTAAYRYDKKMXCDAEEWKCYVEGRTSRFQNSAVEITDDRRSSFTVQITGLRRSDTGXYWCSAGNLQVPVHLSITDPVPGISTNWDLLKHLTWLNNY, encoded by the exons atgtggacactaagCAAAGTAGCTGTGAAAACTGGAGGACCTGTAACTATTCCATGCTATTACGCTAGTCAATACACATCATCCAATAAATACTGGTGTCAGGGGGATGCCAGGATAAACTGCAGGATAGTAGCCTATGCAACTACATACGGACAAACATCAGTTATTGATGATTCAGCCAGGAATTTGTTCATTGTGaaaatgtacagtgtgtattaCTCTGGATATTACTGGTGTGCTGTGGAGCAATTTGGTCCAGACGACATGTCTCAGGTGTACCTAACAGTTAGTCAAA ATCCTGGTTTATCAGTGCTGGACAGTGAAGTATGGGGTGTGATTAAGGGCAGCGTcacaattcagtgtttctacACTGCTGCATATCGGTATGATAAAAAAATGTGATGCGATGCTGAAGAGTGGAAATGCTACGTAGAGGGGAGGACTAGTAGATTCCAGAATTCAGCAGTGGAGATTACAGATGATAGGCGGAGCTCATTCACTGTGCAGATTACTGGACTGAGGAGAAGTGATACTGGTTAATACTGGTGCAGTGCAGGAAATCTGCAGGTTCCTGTTCACCTCAGCATCACTGATCCAGTTCCAGGTATCAGCACCAACTGGGACCTTCTGAAACACTTAACATGGCTTAACAACTATTAA